The Candidatus Macondimonas diazotrophica DNA segment GGCACATTAAGGTCGATTTCGCGGGTCAGTGATGTGCGCAAGCTGACTTCGCGCGGCAGGACTTCAGAATACTCCGGCAGCAGGAGTACGTCGTCGAAGGTCAGCGCTTCCTCGGTCAGTCTCATCCTCGGGATCCGCGGCAGCTCGGGAAAAGATCGGCGATTATAGCCGCAGGAGCCGCCTGCGGCCAAGCCGGTCGGCGATCCGGCTCAGGCCGCCGGCCCCGGCGTATAGGTCGCCGGGCAGCTTTGGCCCGGGCGACTGCCCAGAAGCTGCTCGATGCGCAGCGCCTGCTGGCCACGCGCGGCGCCACGACGTTGCGCTTCGACCCATTCGGCCTGGACGGATACCCAAAGCCCGACCTCGCTGGCCGATTCACGGGCCGCCTGCTGCAGCGCCGCCATCTCGCGGGATTCGGACAACACCGGCAGCGCCTGACCCGTTCCGCACAAGGCCAGCGTCCCGCTCCGCGCATTGAAGATGCCGGTCACGCGCATGGATTCAGCAATGGGATCGACACGCGCCGCGCGGCTGAGACTATAGGCCATGGTTCCAGTGAGCGGTTCGCCGTCCCGGCCGAGCTGCTCGAGCCGGGTGGAATCGGCCAGATGATAATCGCCGGTGCGACC contains these protein-coding regions:
- a CDS encoding copper resistance protein NlpE, producing MMNPQYASERGVMKMRENMDRVRGWSLGLLVAVGLGSCAAKHPEPPIQAPFPAPDVRAQSTLVPPVTFVGELPCKACGGMRRTLTLLGDGTYRLRQQYESAHGGEGIVLHEIGRWRLEGRRLTLRGESGRTGDYHLADSTRLEQLGRDGEPLTGTMAYSLSRAARVDPIAESMRVTGIFNARSGTLALCGTGQALPVLSESREMAALQQAARESASEVGLWVSVQAEWVEAQRRGAARGQQALRIEQLLGSRPGQSCPATYTPGPAA